One Serinicoccus chungangensis genomic window carries:
- a CDS encoding glycosyltransferase family 2 protein → MTDLPSVTVTIPTHDRPEQVRLAIERALAQDYAGPLDVIVVYDNAEPDRALQTEADAPRPVRVMSNERTPGLAGARNTATLHATGDLVAFCDDDDYWAPSKLRRQVEELSAEPRAELVTCSILVEYDGRSTPRLAGVDRVTHPMLVRSRMAMLHSSTFVFRRAALLGGLGLIDEDIPGSQNEDWDILLRAAERGPIVHVDEPLVHVVWGATSFFSRRWDTKIDSSEWMLRRHPAIAQDSKAASRLMGQIAFAHACSGHRKDAASWVVRTLRHNPLELRGPLAAAVAVWPRAGGTVLNVLHRLGRGV, encoded by the coding sequence ATGACTGATCTTCCCTCCGTGACCGTCACCATCCCGACGCACGACCGGCCGGAGCAGGTGCGGCTGGCCATCGAGCGCGCCCTGGCGCAGGACTACGCCGGGCCGCTCGACGTCATCGTGGTCTACGACAACGCCGAGCCCGACCGCGCGCTGCAGACAGAGGCCGACGCGCCACGCCCCGTCAGGGTGATGAGCAACGAGCGGACCCCTGGACTGGCGGGGGCCCGCAACACGGCGACCCTCCACGCGACCGGCGACCTCGTCGCGTTCTGCGACGACGACGACTACTGGGCACCCTCCAAGCTGCGACGTCAGGTGGAGGAGCTGAGCGCGGAGCCGCGCGCCGAGCTCGTCACCTGCTCGATCCTGGTCGAGTACGACGGTCGGTCCACCCCCCGGCTGGCCGGGGTCGACCGGGTGACCCACCCGATGCTGGTGCGTTCACGGATGGCCATGCTCCACTCCTCGACCTTCGTCTTCCGCCGTGCTGCCCTCCTGGGTGGCCTGGGACTCATCGACGAGGACATCCCCGGCAGCCAGAACGAGGACTGGGACATCCTCCTGCGCGCAGCCGAGCGAGGACCGATCGTGCACGTGGACGAACCTCTCGTCCACGTGGTGTGGGGGGCGACCTCGTTCTTCTCGCGGCGCTGGGACACGAAGATCGACAGCTCGGAGTGGATGCTCCGACGTCACCCGGCCATCGCGCAGGACTCCAAGGCCGCCTCGCGCCTGATGGGTCAGATCGCCTTCGCCCACGCCTGCAGCGGCCATCGCAAGGACGCAGCCTCGTGGGTCGTGCGGACCCTGCGGCACAATCCGCTGGAGCTCCGTGGCCCGTTGGCGGCAGCGGTGGCCGTCTGGCCGCGGGCCGGCGGGACCGTCCTGAACGTGCTGCACCGTCTAGGACGTGGTGTGTGA
- a CDS encoding glycosyltransferase, whose product MTYSDLLVASSGGHLEELVELTYQLDPPPRRPLWVTTRTVQSEYLLAGKEVVWTPAVGSRQGWRALRSLPRAHRLVRRHRPGRVISTGAALAVPYLLAARAAGASVHYIESATRLHGPSLSGRILELVPGVHLHHQAFLEPRHGWQRTGSVFDAFRSGPEREPTDTNALLMVGTERFPFRRAVDLLTSVPDQTWVAQTGHTPVDHDDPRCRQWMRPDLLADLVTRSGLVVTHAGVGSILLALRAGRHPVVVPRLHRLGEHADDHQVQLADDLERRGLVSVLRPDDDPGPVLAEARRRSTVRNQPATLDLAR is encoded by the coding sequence GTGACCTACTCCGACCTGCTCGTGGCATCATCGGGCGGCCACCTGGAGGAACTCGTCGAGCTGACCTACCAGCTGGACCCTCCGCCCAGGCGGCCGCTCTGGGTCACCACGCGGACGGTGCAGTCGGAGTACCTGCTGGCGGGGAAGGAGGTCGTGTGGACTCCTGCCGTCGGATCGCGGCAGGGGTGGCGGGCCCTCCGGTCCCTCCCACGCGCTCACCGCCTCGTGCGGCGCCACCGTCCCGGACGGGTCATCTCGACCGGAGCCGCCCTGGCGGTGCCCTACCTGCTGGCGGCCCGGGCCGCCGGGGCGAGCGTGCACTACATCGAGAGCGCCACCCGGCTGCACGGCCCCTCCCTCAGCGGACGGATCCTGGAGCTCGTCCCCGGGGTGCACCTGCACCACCAGGCCTTCCTGGAGCCGCGGCACGGATGGCAGCGCACGGGCAGCGTGTTCGACGCGTTCCGGTCGGGGCCGGAGCGCGAACCCACCGACACCAACGCCCTGCTCATGGTCGGGACCGAGCGGTTCCCGTTCCGACGGGCGGTGGACCTCCTGACGTCGGTGCCGGACCAGACGTGGGTCGCCCAGACGGGCCACACCCCCGTCGACCACGACGACCCACGGTGCCGGCAGTGGATGCGCCCGGACCTCCTGGCCGACCTGGTCACGAGGTCGGGGCTCGTCGTCACGCACGCGGGCGTCGGCTCCATCCTGCTCGCGCTGAGAGCCGGACGACATCCGGTCGTCGTGCCACGTCTGCACCGGCTGGGCGAGCACGCGGACGACCACCAGGTGCAGCTGGCCGACGACCTCGAGCGTCGAGGGCTGGTCAGCGTCCTGCGCCCGGACGACGACCCCGGCCCGGTCCTCGCGGAGGCGAGGCGCCGCAGCACCGTGCGGAATCAGCCTGCGACCCTCGACCTCGCGCGCTGA